The genomic interval ACCATATCAATTACACTATTCAATTCTCATATTCCAATAAAaattgggaaatttacatagcatactaacttttgctatttttttacaaaaatactgtcaggcggtattttttacttttttactgtgtttttttataagtttcatactgcagtatactgtgtaagttttcactggtgttctactgatgttttactagtgttctactgttgttttgagttgttctgctttgtgttttactggtgtttaataaaaacacagtatttttgaaagaatttccgtgtgacagtatttttgtaaaagttaacccaaattctaatattttatgtaagtttccctaaaaatttggtataattactaaaaaaaattattttaaatatttactaaaattattattttacagtgtaactactaactattttactaaataaaatattaaaaatttataaataattgtaaCTTCATATTCAAAAACATCTCACATTTTAAGAATAATATTAGAAGAAATTAGGTAaaatttgagaaaatcaaaatacagtagaacctctattcaagaatagacTTCGGACCAagcaaattatattctaattgagaggttataactaaatagagttatactagaaaaaaaaaattaaaatactaaaaaatatcaatgtaataataataacaataaataattattaatactatattataatagaattattttagagtaaatataatggtAATACATATGTTACAAtttggaataaaattattaattttatgtaaataaatttacaaaacatatgtatatattttattaagatgtacttattcttatatagaggtatactttgttaatacgagACTTGGaaaatgtatatttaattacaatttagaggttattcttatttataactggcccaaattggaactacaaattagaggttattcttgaatagaatagtcttaaatagaggttctactgtagtaCAATTTGAGGAATAAATAATGACAAAATtggaaaataaaagaaagaaggAAGTATTTGATGATCCCCAAAAGTAAAGTGAAGTGAAGTAAGATTGAACCCACCTCACCTCACCTCAATACTAGGCGCCAAAATCCAGGTCAATGCCCCCTCCAACCTAATCTTTCTCTCTCCTGCCCGGGTCAGCTATTAATCACGGGCAAGCAAAGGGCAAGGATAACCTCACCTCACCTCACCTCTCTCCTCTTTAGTTTCCTTTAATCTTTTACTGCTTATGTCACGCGTTTCCTCGggttcttttcttattttttttttaaaagaaaaaaaaaatatatcaaacaaaattaattagtacAATAAATAAACAAGAGAAAGAATAAGCATTAAACTtgactcttcttcttctcatttaAAACCCCGTATCTTACTCCctctttttctttgttatttttctttctttcttttcttattctctcttcaaaaaaaaaaaggccatCTTTATATACAGCTttctcctttttctttttcattcacTGAAACTTTCATACAAACCAACCAAACTCATACCTTATTTCATTCCTTTTAAACCCTTCTCTTTCCTTCaagtttctatttttattactttCCCTAAccccaaaaaaatttaaaattaaaaaaacgatcTTTATTCCTTTATTCATATATAATAGCGATATCAGAGCTTTAGAGTTGAATTTTCGATACTTTTTTCAAAATGGGTCTTTCTGAGAAGAAGCAGCATCAAGTAATGGACGTGGGTTTAGATTCAGACACGGCCAACAAAAAATGGGTCATCGCCGGAATTCCCTCACGAACACCATTAAAGCCTATATACACCACCAATAATCCACGGCCGCCGGCGCCGGAATCAATAAGGGGTTCCGATCAAGGCCAGGTCAACCATGATATTGAGGATGATGAGTACTGTATTTCGACGACACCGACGGGAGAAGAATCAAAGATTCCAAGGATTCTGACGTGTCCACCGGcgccgaagaagaagaagcgtTATTCATCAAAGTGTAAAATCTATGGTTCTTCTGTTATTAGAGAGTTCTTTACTACGCCTCCAGATTTTGAAACCGTATTCACACGCCATCATCATGTTGAAAGggctaattaattatatataactcAACAATTCATTagagttagaaaaaaaaactttaattagctTGTACTAATTAATTAAGTCCATATTTTGATTTTGgtaccacttttttttttttaatttgtaacaATTAACTCTATGGATAATCATATAAATATTATGTTATAGGCTAAGCTGATGATTTTGTTATGACTAGAAGTGGAATTTATATTTGACTTGATCATATCTAGTTATATATATAGCACTAGCTATAGGtgatgtgtatatataaattattcaaatttctcaATTTCTTTATATAGATTTTGGTTAATTTTGATGAGTTGATTTACACATACAAAACTTAAGTCTGTTGTGTTGTTATTGATGATGATGAGATGAGGAAAGAACCAAATGGCAGTAaagatagaatttttttttaaagtttgggcggtttgatggtacttttcagtttttttttactgttttttttcttcCCTTTTTTCCCCTTTCTTTCTAAAAAGCAAGTTAATTATCTCTATGGTGATGTTTTGATCTTGTGTTTTATGAATCTATAGATATCTACATGAGATTTTTTCAGTACAacctcttttttaattttatttttttcttataatcgTCTAGTTATTTAggattacacttaaatttttaaaatttgttgaatggTTTATagtattaaaaagaaaatctaaataGTTATTTACCACTAACTTAacttgtataaaaaaaaataagtctaaattatattattttttaactaaaatgttattttattcttcttcttcttttttctaatggaattcattttattttattcaagtttctttattgtatatttttttttattaaaaaaaaagtatgaaaagaacatttaacccaaaaaaaaattccatgagaagaaattaataataaaataaaatagtctttAAATATATTAACTCTATTGAAAAAGGGgatatacattttaaattaattgagGTGGAGCATTTTAATTGGATTGGGATAGAGAGACAGGGAAAAATTGGGACAGATGATTTGGCTCCATACACAactataaaaagaaattaatttgaATGTTTATTGAAACATTTCTATATAAACATTGTCTAGTACACTCTTCAGTTTCataccaaaattaatataattaggtATTGGGtcttatataacttaaaaaaatagtttttagcGAATATTCGTTAGTCAATCATAGACGCCACTTATAGAAGTTAAGTAATACTAATGTCTAATAACAATATGtggattattaattatattatttattaaattaaattatgtaaaatttaatattaatttgttcCAATAATAATAtcactttcttttttctttatagTGGGATGTTCTTAGCATTTCTCTAtctatatataagaatatattATAGTGTATGTGATGTACTGTTGATTGGTCATGCGCAGGAGTGTGACACATGCAAGTCAAAATCTAGCTATAAGAAACCAAAATTAAAGTGTTATTCAAGCAAAAGTTAAATAGGGACTAATAGTAAGGTTATTTATCATAAGCTAATTAGATCAATATTTATAGTTCTTATTCTGGTTCAGAGCTGATTGACTATGTGAAAAGAAAACTCTCCCCCACATAGCTCTTTAGGGGtgggcatccgatccaatccaacctttttttcctcatccgatccaatccaattagtaattggatttgaaaaatcatcatccgatccaatccaattggacctcaaaatccaacccaatccaatccaattactaattggattggattggttttttaattggatatccaattacacacctaaatttcaatattagcttaaaaatataaagaaaaatacgtaaaaaaactaagtatcactttttatttaagttttcttTTTGGTAAgtactttttatttaagtttaatacttcataaacatactattcttacaagtgtattgcagctaaaagttttaaataattaaaacaacaacatttctaagtaataaaatagaacaaaacatcatgaaaataaatacactaaacaagtgttacaaattcaacatacaaaaaaaaattaataaaaatataataaatatttattatattttttaatattttttattatataaataattttttaacatatataaatgtaattggattggatcggtttttaattggattttgagattgacatccaataaccgatccaatccaattagaatctaacttttagcatccaatccaatccaattgtaattggatatccaactttttgtaattggattggattggatcggttcggttcaattggattggattggatgatgcccacccctatagctctttattattattattattattattattattattattaattaggcTTTTATAACCATTAATTGCTAGCAATAAAGggtcttgaatttctttcttttttcttttcaaccaTCATCAATCTCTTCTTTAGACTTGAGGAATTTTTTGGCCTTATAATGCCCCCACACAACCATGACCCCTCACCCACCTAGGACTCATATTGTGATCATAGTGGGAAGAGTTCAATGGGAAGAAGGTTCTCTCTTCAAATATTTTGCCTTTGTGattgtttaaaataaaagacaaaacacatgTGGAAGAGGGGAAGAAAGATTAGAATCCTATGCTACTCCAATGGTTCTCATTGTATTAAACTAATACTTTTAGAGTTTGGACCAATAATTGACAAAGTCACttgaaatataatatatgtttatatttcaaatttttttgttaagttgttgtgacatattatAGATTGATGGAATGTTTATCACTATAAAGAAGGGTAAGAATTAGACTAGTACCTTATTTGTTTATCAAGAGGATAATGTGCATGATCATGACTAAGGATTGGTGGAGCTAGCTTATGTGTGTTTGTGACTAGGGGGAAGGGTTTATCGAATCTTTTATGTTtacttttttaactttttttcttattaaacaAACTTGTCTTGGGATTGgtgtttttttttgtgtgtgtgtgtcaaTAGTTTCTCGACACGTATAATAGTGACTTGGGAATCTTACTTGGCATGTGTGTAGTGGGTATTTTTGATTTTGGATAATAGGTTAGTTTTGTAATTAAAGActttaattttatctttaaattaggttaGTTataattaaagattaaattaaaAGTAGTTTTTTTAAAACCCCATTAAAGGGGGGAACCACATggagagttttttttttgtttgaaataaTGAAAGCTTTCATTAAAGGGAGTTGCCAAACAAACAAAAGAACCAAAGTTCATACACCAATAGGTAAACTAGGTTACCAAACTTTAGcactctcaaaagataaaaccATTTAAGCTAAGTTATGAGCTAGAGTATTAGCGGTTCCATAACAATGTTTAAAGCTAACAACATTGAACACTATAGGCAATAGCTAGAACATCATAAAGCACATTTGATTTTACATTAACAACTAAATTTAAGAGAAGCTCAAGTCGTGAATACAGTCCTACTCGAATCGCCACTACTTCAGCAACCGATGCTGTCAACAAAGCATCAAGAGGAATCCAGATGAAACTCCATTAAGTAATGCAAATACAAAATATAGTTCACTTTTTGTAAAAAGTCTATTATAATAGTGTATCAAATTGTGATGCAAATTTATTACATAACAAAAAGTTGTCCAAATTTATTAGATCACAAtattagagcatctccaatggagATGCAAATAAGTGATACAAATGTAAAATATAGTCCACTTTGTCAAAAGTCTACTCCAATGGTGCCAAATCTTGACGCAAATATCTCACATAACAAAAAGTGATCTAAATTCGAATCACAATATAGCATGATGCAAAATTTACATCACAATAAAtactataattttatatttatcattatgtcatttttaatgttttattattaaaagtTAGTTAACATATTCATTTGTATTAAATAActttcataattattattattttattattaaattttatatttacttttgtatgattattattattttatatttttaataaattattagatGAACATTAcatgatatattaaattttgcatcaaTTTTTACAATTATTCATTAGagcataataataaaatttgatgTAAAAATATCACAAAACCATTATTTGGACCAATTATAGATCAATTTTTGTATTTCCCATTAAAGATGGTCTTATAGCATGATACAAAatatgcatcacaataaatgttatacttttatatttactattatgtcatttttaatattttattattaaattttagctAAGATGCTTATTtgcattaaatgacattattattattattattattattattattattagggtattttattattaaattttatatttatttttgtattattattattattattttatatttttaataaattattatatgagcacatattaaattttgcatcaaaatttataattatgtattggaacacaataataaaatttgatatgtaAAAATATCACAAAATCATTTTTTTGTACTAAATATAGTTCAACTTTATATCTCACATAAAAAATAGTGTTAAGGGGGGACCTCATGAGTATTAAACAATTTAATGGCAACTATCAccaatattatttattgtttatcTAGTAGGCTTtcgttttgttttattttattttaaccttataattaataataatataagagTTAGGAGAGTGAATAATTGTTCTAATGAGAGTGAAAGAATACGCTAAAGAGGATCATATATCATATCATAATTAGATATTGGATGTAGTATTTCGAGAAACACGTTGCTTATaatgatataaaaaaattatatatttaatttcaaatgtttatttatatttcagAATAGTGGTTAGAAAACAaagaacattaaaaaaaaatagttgtcCTTCAAAACTTATCCAAGTTACATTGTATATATAGTATAGTAATGGATTTACAGCTATGAATGTcttcataaatatttataataatacaaAGGGGAAACTCATGTGGGACAGGTCGATCAAGTTATAGCAAGcaatcttttgttttttttttctccatgAAACTGACAATTCGAGGCACAAGAGATGTAAATATATATGGATTTATTATGGGTACCAGTAGTGTCTAATATCTTCGAGACATATTACCTTGTGATTGGTTAGCTTTTGCATTAATtaaaagggttttttttttacacttcaaaatagttttttttagcatttttacgaaattctacacaAAAATTCCTATAACAATTAATGGAGCaacttaaattgtaattaaaatcCGTAGCAATCTAGGTAGAAATTACAAGAGCAACCCAGATTATACTATATAGAGTAATtctctttaattaaattatatagttATCAATAATTAGTTAAATCAATAGCAATATTAATACACATAAACACTATTGATACTTTTTTTAGCATTTTTTAGAAACCATATATAATGAATATGAAAGTCAGGGGTgtgtgaaattaataattagtccATGGCAAACTCAGTGATTGGTTCTTAGTGTGTGGGGGCCATATATTGGATTTGAATCATAGGTAAGATTTGATAAAGCATGAGACATTTATGGTAGATGGAATTTGTACTTTTATATTTAGGGTTCATAAAACTACCACACTCTGCCAACTTTGGTGGAACAAACCCAACAAGGTCGGCTCTTACCGTGTCTAATAAGCCACCACCGGCAACTTTGACTCATGACTATGACTCATGAATGATGACCCATTTTCTTTTCATGCATTTTATTTACTAGTCTTTGGTCAATACCATAGAGTAGACCAAAACTTATAAGTTGACTCCACTTTCTTCATCTTGATCAATCTAATATTTCCTAGTGTAATTTGTTCCAAAAAtgcttctctttctctttcaaaCAACATCACCAACTCAATTgccatataaatttaaataatttattgtcatTAGAAGTTACATTTTACAATACGATGTGTAGACATTTTATTTCTGAATATGTGAATGAtccataaatttatatataatatgtaaatgTTAGACATTATTATATGAATGATGGATTTGCAATGGgcaaaaataaaggaaatcagATGCGTACAATGAAAGCGATCGAAATATCTTCAGTCATTAACTTTTTTGAGTTTTAATCTCACACGAGTttcaaatatacaaaaaaaaaaaaaataaaaaaataaaactagttaGTGTGAGTAATCAGGCTTCCAAGTTCTCTCAATTCTCTTaaatagaataataataatcatacctTATAATAGTGCTAGCTATCACTAATATTTCTCTATCACATATGTATACATGCATttagtttatatataattttatggaAATATTAACAAACACATATAGTGCTTAGTATCCTCTAAACtatcttattattaataatgtatttaaatattgaacttaatttatatagtttaatataatattcttgataaaatattattaaattataacacatcacttttaaataatattaagcaaggcttaataatatttataattttattagcattaaGATACTAGTAGTATGAAGCAACAATAATTGTCTTTAgcatttttcaataaaaataaggTATGTGTTAGGGAAGCAGCCATGGTGAAAAAAACAAAGTGAAATTAATATACGTGCCTCTTTCTATTTGGTACATTGGAAACAACAACATGTAAGATAAGCAATTTGGGAATACTATAAATGCAGAGGCACGAGAGTGTTGACTCTTTGAATTTTTAGAGTGTACACATAAAAGATATTGCATCACCAATTACGTATTGAGGATGTTCATGTAcgtataatttattatttcaaaaatttgtaaATGGAAAGGAAAAGTTAAAATGACAACAGTTCAATATCAAAATTTTATGACATTTAATAATAGAAGAATTATAATTATAACAtcctattataattttttaattaattttaatgttcAAAATTACatgtcgaaatatttttttcataacggtattcgttatagttacaatatcattcctgtaaatttttgaaaaattctaaatagtttACAGTACCAAAAATAGAGTTCCTGATATTCCAGTTTATCACTCGCGTTCAAAAATCTTCAAACGTATTTTTACCACTATAaattattcgaaatttttcaaacatttataGGGATGCTGTTGTAACTATAAACTATAACGAGCACTcctgtgaaaaaaaatattccaacatgTATTTTCGAGCGTACaagttgactaaaaaattataacaaaagaTTGACAGTAACACTCTTCTTAATAATAAATTGCTAATTGCTCATATCATTATAATTTTAGACACCTTGGTCATTTTTAATTCATTCATGAGATAAGATTATGATGTTGGATAGTATAGTTATCTTCGGAAACATTTTAAAAGTTTTGAACGATTGGATATAATTATCCAAAGCTCTTATTTTATCCCACCAAAAAAGTGTTTAAATAGTCacaaatggattttttttttaattcagtatattttaataattaaaattaaaaaaaaaataaaatatttattttaaaaatgataaattagcttaagttgaaaatttaatgaaataatttttttgttatttttttttttaatttagagtTATTACattttcttgaaattatttattttatctttttgattttttaaatatttatttaacattattctttattaatacaaaacttttaaaaaaatattaaaaaaattatactatattTAGTCATGTCTTACACTATACCAAATATGATACAGTAGGAATATAATTTCATTCCAATCCTATTAAATAGTCCGATCCATTTAATTCATAATACCAAACGAACTCTTTAAGTAAATATTAATGTTAAATTATACCGTGTTGATTATCAACTCTAACACTCTTAACTAGTCCATCAACTAAACGattaataaagaataaaatacaataaCAGAAAGTCTCAACTAAATCTAACACAGCCAAAAAAACATACCAAATAGTCTAATCTGGAGGGCATTTGTTTCTTGAAAAATCTTTAATCACCTCTGATAAAAAGGGTCACATTTAGCCATTGATTCTATTTTGGCCCCAGTGGAGTGCCATTGGAATAGCCTGCACTTCACCTGCCATTGCTTAATGAGCTTGGATCTTCAGCTCCAATCATGAATAATACACATTACTTACTGATAGTGAATGAATAGTCATTAGACTCATTACACATTAACACTTCTTAAAGGGTCTCATGTTGACAAATGGGCTTTTTGTTGGCACAGAAACCAAGTAATCTTACCAAACTGGCCCAAATGATCCCTTTCCTAAATACAAATTACAAACTTCTTTTAgtttatgaaaaaaattctgtttagaaatttataataatttaatctgttaaaaataaaacccaagcttctttctattttatatatgtgtagaaaaaattatttgaattataatttttataaattatccaaatttcttaaaatttgaccaaaaatcttaaataactaaaatatagatcatcacaacaaaaaaaaagttttttttatttttatagtttaaaataattttttttagcaattttaCGGAATTCCACGTAGAAATCCTAAATAGCAACAAAAATCCACATAACAACTCACATACAAACCACCGAAGAAACTACTAGAACAACTCAAAcgataaattttgaaaagaaaaattaaaagataataattAAGGTAATTTCCTAAAAAGAAATTAAGATAATAACTCTTctaatatcaaaaaataaaaaataaaatacatcaaTACATCCGTTTCTAGAGTATAATGTGAAAGCATCCTAATAAAATGACCAAAGTAGAGTATTCGATTTGTTTTAGAATATTTTTGGGTATGTGTATAATATatgagaaatttaaaaaattatccaTAAAACACTCTAAAATTATTTCCCTAAATCTATATCTATTAAAATTTTCCATATATGACTACATTTAATTTTTCCCCATAATACCCCTCCCATTTGAAAAACAAATCCCAACATTCTTTCGTCagtctctctctccctctcgctGACCACGCACGCACGaccctctctctccctctcgctGACCATGACTTTTCAGCGCTCGACCACCACGCCCGGCCACCGACGACCACCCACCACCACCGACAGCAGCCCTCGACCACGCACGACCACCATCCGACCACGCATGACCACCATCCGCAGTCGCAAATATGTCAAAGGTTAGTTTTTCCTCGGTCGGTTTTgggttttttcaaatttaaggtTGAAGATATCGGACCTCCTATTGGTCCGATGCCGTCCGATGGTCTGATGGGGTTGTgggttgggtccgatgggttgtgg from Cannabis sativa cultivar Pink pepper isolate KNU-18-1 chromosome 4, ASM2916894v1, whole genome shotgun sequence carries:
- the LOC115715125 gene encoding cyclin-dependent protein kinase inhibitor SMR6, producing MGLSEKKQHQVMDVGLDSDTANKKWVIAGIPSRTPLKPIYTTNNPRPPAPESIRGSDQGQVNHDIEDDEYCISTTPTGEESKIPRILTCPPAPKKKKRYSSKCKIYGSSVIREFFTTPPDFETVFTRHHHVERAN